From Thalassococcus sp. S3, one genomic window encodes:
- a CDS encoding hydantoinase/oxoprolinase family protein: protein MATKGGMIGVDVGGTFTDLVMLDPETGAMRLAKTPTTLDNQAFGVIAAFDAADVAMEEVGLVVHGTTTTTNAVLERKLARTGLITTMGFRDVLELGRRTRPQAYGMKGVFTPIIPRDLRLEVPERMDAAGEVVTKLDEAAVEAAARQLLQAGCEAVVIHFLHAYANPVHERRAAEIVASLWPNDYITMGHALLSETREFERGVTAAVNASVQPLLERYVARLRAELAGRGYGGDVLVMNGNGGMVSSRLVAREAAKTVMSGPASGVMAAAYTGRRAGELNLLTYDMGGTSTDVALIRGGRPSVSNEIEVEYAMPIHVPMVDVRTVGAGGGSIARVNAAGLLEVGPESAGADPGPICYGKGGTHPTISDANLLLGRLNTDKLNAVKGGVTRDDIAEVFRRDLGTPLGLDAIEAAEAVIRVANAKMAGAIRMVSLSLGADPRDFALFAFGGAGPLHAAALARELGVPRVLVPARPGITNALGCVVADLRHDFVQTVTVPLDLADIDALHAVFAAHVAEGERLLALEEVQMRRVTHTFSADMQFAGQSHVVRVPLDDGTPSREVLRARFETVYWDRFKVNLPEIRPVVVSLNCSVIGEREEIDLGGLIDPLERHTVAKPASHRPVVFDGRTLETPVYWRDHLPEDAMIEGPALIEQMDTTILIPPGDRAEGGTDGNLILHIGGAE, encoded by the coding sequence CCGATGTTGCGATGGAGGAGGTGGGTTTGGTCGTTCACGGCACCACCACGACGACGAATGCGGTGCTGGAACGCAAGCTGGCGCGCACCGGCCTGATCACCACGATGGGGTTCCGCGACGTGCTGGAACTGGGCCGGCGGACCCGGCCTCAGGCTTACGGGATGAAAGGTGTCTTCACCCCGATCATCCCGCGCGATCTGCGTCTCGAAGTGCCCGAGCGCATGGATGCGGCCGGAGAGGTCGTCACCAAGCTGGACGAGGCGGCGGTCGAGGCGGCGGCCCGGCAGCTTTTGCAGGCAGGATGCGAGGCGGTGGTGATCCATTTCCTGCATGCCTATGCCAACCCGGTCCATGAGCGGCGCGCGGCAGAGATCGTAGCCAGCCTCTGGCCCAACGATTACATCACCATGGGCCACGCCCTCTTGTCCGAAACGCGGGAGTTCGAGCGTGGGGTGACGGCGGCGGTGAATGCCTCCGTCCAGCCGCTGCTCGAACGCTACGTCGCGCGGCTGCGCGCGGAACTGGCGGGCCGGGGCTATGGCGGCGACGTGCTGGTGATGAACGGCAATGGCGGGATGGTCTCTTCCCGCCTGGTGGCGCGGGAGGCGGCCAAGACGGTGATGTCCGGCCCCGCGTCTGGCGTGATGGCCGCCGCCTATACCGGGCGCCGGGCGGGGGAGTTGAACCTGCTCACCTACGATATGGGCGGCACCTCCACGGATGTGGCGCTGATCCGGGGCGGGCGGCCTTCGGTCTCGAACGAGATCGAGGTGGAGTATGCGATGCCCATCCATGTCCCGATGGTCGACGTGCGCACGGTGGGCGCGGGCGGAGGGTCCATCGCGCGGGTCAATGCGGCGGGGCTTCTGGAGGTCGGGCCGGAAAGCGCGGGCGCCGATCCGGGGCCGATCTGCTACGGAAAGGGCGGCACGCATCCCACGATTTCGGACGCCAACCTGCTGTTGGGGCGGCTCAACACCGACAAGCTGAACGCGGTCAAAGGGGGCGTGACACGGGACGATATCGCAGAGGTGTTCCGGCGCGACCTTGGGACGCCTCTCGGCCTTGACGCGATCGAAGCGGCGGAGGCCGTGATCCGCGTGGCCAACGCCAAGATGGCGGGGGCCATCCGCATGGTGTCGCTGTCGCTGGGGGCCGATCCACGCGATTTCGCGCTTTTCGCTTTCGGGGGCGCCGGCCCGCTTCACGCGGCCGCTCTGGCGCGCGAATTGGGCGTGCCGCGTGTGCTGGTGCCCGCACGTCCGGGGATCACCAATGCGCTGGGATGCGTGGTGGCCGATCTGCGCCATGACTTCGTGCAGACCGTGACGGTGCCCCTGGATCTGGCCGATATCGACGCGCTCCATGCCGTGTTCGCAGCCCACGTGGCCGAGGGGGAGCGTCTGCTTGCGCTGGAAGAGGTCCAGATGCGGCGCGTCACCCATACGTTCAGCGCGGATATGCAATTCGCCGGGCAAAGCCATGTCGTGCGCGTGCCTCTCGACGATGGCACGCCTTCGCGCGAGGTCCTGCGCGCCCGGTTCGAGACGGTCTATTGGGACCGATTCAAGGTCAACCTGCCCGAGATCCGGCCCGTTGTGGTCAGCCTCAATTGCTCGGTGATCGGTGAGCGGGAGGAGATTGATCTGGGCGGTCTGATCGACCCGTTAGAGCGCCACACAGTCGCCAAGCCCGCATCCCACCGGCCCGTCGTCTTTGACGGGAGGACGCTGGAAACGCCTGTCTATTGGCGCGACCACCTGCCCGAAGACGCGATGATAGAGGGACCCGCACTGATCGAGCAAATGGACACAACCATCCTGATCCCGCCCGGCGACCGGGCCGAAGGCGGTACCGATGGCAACCTGATCCTGCATATCGGAGGTGCGGAATGA